The Anguilla anguilla isolate fAngAng1 chromosome 19, fAngAng1.pri, whole genome shotgun sequence genome has a segment encoding these proteins:
- the LOC118218910 gene encoding NLR family CARD domain-containing protein 3-like: MQHLQCPETGGAVSKMSSSEKTKTEDGTHGPAGKRVWVERAGSPVPSCLSMKSDRSIDLLIDFRGEFRGDQRVWVERAGSPVPSCLSMKSDRSIDLLIDFRGEFRGDQRIHCSNKLLSSKQSLLRTLMTLKKTEKLKLFQSHLIQGCPECFYSRRTEDPSLLDTFMKMKELFESHQIADYPECTEREQEDPEALYIVEKMLETCGIEGSLKITLHILRNMKKKDVTDPLERDEQHNEFRERAQQALKTHLKKRFECIFEGLAKQGHQTLLNEIYTELYITDGGSGGVNDEHEIRQIEIASKRQTTQETAIICNDIFKPSPGQEKPIRTVLTKGIAGIGKTVSVQKFILDWADGKANQDIDFIFTLPFRDLNLKKEREFSLMELLQQYVPQLKEIKSFEDDEVKVVFIFDGLDECRLPLDFQSNEICCDITESSSLDVLLTNLIKGNLLPSALLWITSRPAAANQIPPECVHQVTEVRGFNDPQKEEYFRKRIRDRNKASKIISHVKSSRSLYIMCHIPVFCWISATVLETMLDKVSGDLPKTLTEMYTHFLLIQTNVKNEKYHGTNETTPKKMSASNTEIILKLGQLALLQLLKGNLIFYEEELRDIGIDVSEASVYSGVCTEIFKEECGLGEVKVYCFVHLSIQEYLAALFVFHSCVNENRNVLRAEESKTRSDRVQLSELHRTAVDQALESKNGHLDLFLRFLLGLTLDSIQTLLGGILTQTGSGSPVPDPQTQTGSRSESIEKTVLYIKERIKKESSAERTINLFHCLNELNDNSLVEEIKNFQRSGRLSNEKLEPHQCSALAFMLLMSEEILNEFDLKTYNTSTTGYERLLPVLGNCRKAIDEKQP; this comes from the exons ATGCAACACCTGCA gtgtcctgagacagggggcgctgtttctaaaatgagttcCTCAGAGAAGACCAAGACTGAGGATGGAACCCACGGCCCTGCGGgaaagag ggtttgggtagagagggcagggtcgcctgtacccagctgtctgtctatgaagagtgaccgttCAATTGATCTTCTAATcgacttcagaggagagttcagaggtgatcaaag ggtttgggtagagagggcagggtcgcctgtacccagctgtctgtctatgaagagtgaccgttCAATTGATCTTCTAATcgacttcagaggagagttcagaggtgatcaaag GATTCACTGCTCAAATAAACTGTTATCCTCAAAACAG tctctcctgcgcacTCTGATGACGCTGAAGAAGACTGAAaagttgaaactgtttcagagccatctgaTTCAGGGTTGCCCAGAATGCTTTTATAGTAGAAGAACAGAAGATCCTTCTCTACTGGATACGtttatgaagatgaaggaattgTTCGAGAGTCATCAAATTgctgattacccagaatgcactgagagagagcaggaggatccTGAAGCCCTGTACATagttgagaagatgctggagacctgtggcattgaggggtctctgaagatcacactccatatcctgaggaacatgaagAAGAAGGATGTCACTGAcccactggagagagatgagcagcaca ATGAATTCAGAGAAAGAGcacagcaggcactgaaaactcatctgaagaagaggtttgaatgcatatttgaaggtttagcaaagcagggccaccaaaccctcctcaatgagatctatacagagctctacatcacagatgggggaagtgggggggtcaatgatgaacatgagatcagacagattgagatagcatccaagagacaaaccacacaggagactgcaatcatctgcaatgacatctttaagccttcacctggacaagagaaaccaatcagaactgtgcttacaaagggcatcgctggcattgggaaaacagtctctgtgcagaagttcattctggactgggcagatggaaaagccaatcaggacattgatttcatcttcactcttcctttccgagatctgaatctgaaaaaggagagagaatttaGTCTCATGGAACTTCTGCAGCAATACgttccacaactgaaagagatcaaaagttttgaagatgatgaagtcaaagttgtgttcatctttgatggtctggatgagtgtcgacttcctctagatttccaaagcaatgagatttgctgtgatataacagagtcatcatcattggatgtgctgctgaccaacctcattaaggggaatctgcttccctctgccctcctctggatcacctcccgaccagcagcagccaatcagatccctcctgagtgcgtccaccaggtgacagaggtacgaggattcaatgacccacagaaggaggagtacttcaggaagagaatcagagatcgGAACAAGGCCAGCAAAATTATCTCACAcgtaaagtcatccaggagtctctacatcatgtgtcacataccagtcttctgctggatttctgctactgttctggagacaatgttggatAAAGTGAGTGGAGAcctgcccaaaactctgactgaaatgtacacacacttcctgctcattcagactaatgtgaagaatgagaagtatCATGGCACCAATGAGACAAccccaaagaaaatgtcagcatcaaatacagaaatcatcctgaaactggggcagctggctttacTACAGCTGTtaaagggcaatctgatattctatgaagaggagCTGAGAGATAtaggcattgatgtcagtgaagcttcagtgtactctggggtgtgcacagagatctttaaagaggagtgtgggttgggtgaggtgaaggtctactgctttgtgcatctgagcattcaggagtatctggctgccttgttcgtttttcattcatgtgtgaatgagaacagaaatgtactcagagcagaagaatcaaaaactcgcagtgacagagtgcagctgtctgagttacacaggactgcagtggatcaggccttagagagtaagaatggacacctggaccttttcctcagattccttctaggcctcactctggactccattcagactctaTTAGGAGgaatactgacacagacaggaagcggatcacctgtaccagatccacagacacagacaggaagcaggtcAGAGAGCATTGAGAAAACAGTATTATACATAAAGGAGAGGATCAAAAaagaatcttcagcagagaggaccataaatctgttccactgtctcaatgaactgaatgacaactctctagtggAGGAAATCAAGAATTTCCAGAGATCAGGAAGACTCTCTAATGAAAAGCTGGAACCACACCAATGTTCAGCCCTGGCCTTtatgttactgatgtcagaggagatcctaaatgagtttgacttgaagacctacaacacatcaACAACAGGTTATGAGAGACTGCTACCAGTACTcgggaactgcaggaaggccat TGATGAAAAGCAACCCTGA
- the LOC118218919 gene encoding uncharacterized protein LOC118218919 isoform X2 has protein sequence MVCQSTGQSTGPSRLSRMVLSDGNSANSEIINLHQSSFGSRNYTVSWSVQNISSISSFKVYHQGELQSSTLLTWHTVTGLLPCQQYSCRVEALCGDSTVMSVSTTQTKTGPGEVLDLRFRQKDSIALWSGRSGVGVAFLYRLSERGGPSVRKGRLAGPPLPLPGLRPGSPYDLEVVPECEGGERGAPAVLYFIPEEVPGSAPNDAPGDILLPRVVDSADQTTDRLGLQVHLPSHEMFLVVPWTMPLSLEDPRAEARVLLEGIIKSKLQNLLSKFWPKAEVQLISFEDSERKTKTKITFESFDVSSQDGVVILRPEEQLQHIISLGHAHITVTDDSIYWDDADECDSPALNKCSSNSVCINTLDSFTCVCEPGYYSLSPILSPACHEKGMFTLCLKDHVSGGISKPFLIHYFGGNVTVVLNDGRCSINETDKFYYYRITGAPSQCGGQTLVSTGTRSSCPNDRTFRWYLQSSSPQRKRFSIQMFTMSDHSHIYLHCLSRICSQDENCTTNCSPRQNQNVRRDLPDKLTAVLSAGPISAAKRKLTNWPGAQIMLSVVGGLIGLFFLTALGVRAAHAITQHNPRHQ, from the exons ATGGTGTGCCAGTCTACGGGCCAGTCTACGGGCCCGTCCCGCCTCAGCAGGATGGTCCTCAGCGATGGAAACTCTG CAAACTCTGAAATCATAAACCTACACCAGTCCTCCTTTGGCTCCCGCAACTATACGGTGAGCTGGTCCGTGCAGAacatctcctccatctccagctTTAAGGTgtaccaccagggggagctccAGAGCTCCACGCTCCTCACCTGGCACACGGTGACAGGCCTGCTTCCCTGCCAACAGTACAGCTGCAGGGTGGAGGCCCTGTGTGGGGACAGCACGGTCATGAGTGTTAGCACCACCCAGACAAAAACAG GCCCTGGTGAAGTGTTGGATCTCCGATTTAGACAGAAGGACTCGATAGCCCTGTGGAGCGGCAGGtctggggtgggcgtggccttcttGTACCGCCTCTCTGAGAGGGGCGGCCCGAGCGTCCGGAAGGGGAGGCTGGCAGGCCCCCCCCTGCCTCTGCCGGGCCTGAGGCCTGGCTCCCCGTATGACCTGGAGGTGGTGCCAGAGTGCGAGGGTGGCGAGCGTGGAGCTCCAGCTGTGCTCTACTTCATCCCAGAGGAAGTCCCTGGCAGTGCCCCCAACGATGCCCCTGGAGACATCCTGCTACCCAGGGTTGTTGACTCTGCAGACCAAACAACAGATCGCctcg GACTGCAGGTTCATCTCCCCAGCCATGAAATGTTCCTTGTTGTGCCATGGACAATGCCGCTATCGCTGGAGGATCCGAGGGCAGAAGCTCGAGTCCTGCTGGAGGGCATTATTAAAAGCAAG CTGCAGAACTTACTGAGTAAGTTCTGGCCAAAAGCGGAGGTGCAGCTGATCTCGTTTGAAGACAgcgagaggaaaacaaaaaccaagatCACTTTTGAAAGCTTTGATGTTTCCAGCCAGGATGGGGTAGTGATCCTCCGCcctgaggagcagctgcagcataTTATCTCTctcggccacgcccacatcACCGTCACAGACGACAGCATCTACTGGGACG ACGCAGATGAGTGCGACTCCCCCGCCCtgaacaagtgcagctccaactcCGTCTGCATCAACACCCTGGACTCATTCACCTGCGTGTGTGAGCCGGGGTACTACAGCCTGAGCCCCATCCTCAGCCCTGCCTGCCACG AGAAGGGGATGTTCACGCTATGCCTGAAGGACCATGTATCTGGGGGCATCTCCAAGCCTTTCCTCATCCACTACTTTGGCGGGAATGTGACTGTTGTCCTCAATGATGGTCGCTGCTCCATCAACGAGACGGACAAGTTTTATTATTACAGGATAACTGGCGCCCCCTCCCAGTGTGGAGGCCAAACGCTCGTGAGTACCGGCACCAGATCCAG CTGCCCAAACGACAGAACCTTCCGCTGGTACCTCCAGAGCAGTTCCCCTCAAAGGAAGAGGTTCTCCATTCAGATGTTCACCATGTCTGACCACTCCCACATCTACCTTCACTGCCTGAGCAGAATATGCAGCCAAGATGAGAACTGCACAACG AACTGCTCTCCCAGGCAAAACCAGAATGTGAGAAGAGATCTACCGGACAAACTCACAGCTGTTCTTTCAGCAGGACCCATCTCTGCAGCAAAGAGGAAACTGACAAACT GGCCTGGAGCCCAGATCATGCTATCAGTGGTCGGAGGATTGATTGGCCTCTTTTTTCTAACAGCACTGGGTGTGCGTGCAGCACACGCTATAACACAGCACAACCCCAGACATCAATAA
- the LOC118218919 gene encoding uncharacterized protein LOC118218919 isoform X1, with translation MVCQSTGQSTGPSRLSRMVLSDGNSANSEIINLHQSSFGSRNYTVSWSVQNISSISSFKVYHQGELQSSTLLTWHTVTGLLPCQQYSCRVEALCGDSTVMSVSTTQTKTGPGEVLDLRFRQKDSIALWSGRSGVGVAFLYRLSERGGPSVRKGRLAGPPLPLPGLRPGSPYDLEVVPECEGGERGAPAVLYFIPEEVPGSAPNDAPGDILLPRVVDSADQTTDRLGLQVHLPSHEMFLVVPWTMPLSLEDPRAEARVLLEGIIKSKLQNLLSKFWPKAEVQLISFEDSERKTKTKITFESFDVSSQDGVVILRPEEQLQHIISLGHAHITVTDDSIYWDDADECDSPALNKCSSNSVCINTLDSFTCVCEPGYYSLSPILSPACHEKGMFTLCLKDHVSGGISKPFLIHYFGGNVTVVLNDGRCSINETDKFYYYRITGAPSQCGGQTLINRTHVELRNALTVTLSSGRSITRRDLKVLWTCAYPLLQTSTARMKPGLDWVTSHSVVQVNSSRLLEISMALYSDSSYAYNYTGPVELPSAELLYIQVTLHCEDSLAYNMSLQLESCWATQTADPQEEKAAFFLKGGCPNDRTFRWYLQSSSPQRKRFSIQMFTMSDHSHIYLHCLSRICSQDENCTTNCSPRQNQNVRRDLPDKLTAVLSAGPISAAKRKLTNWPGAQIMLSVVGGLIGLFFLTALGVRAAHAITQHNPRHQ, from the exons ATGGTGTGCCAGTCTACGGGCCAGTCTACGGGCCCGTCCCGCCTCAGCAGGATGGTCCTCAGCGATGGAAACTCTG CAAACTCTGAAATCATAAACCTACACCAGTCCTCCTTTGGCTCCCGCAACTATACGGTGAGCTGGTCCGTGCAGAacatctcctccatctccagctTTAAGGTgtaccaccagggggagctccAGAGCTCCACGCTCCTCACCTGGCACACGGTGACAGGCCTGCTTCCCTGCCAACAGTACAGCTGCAGGGTGGAGGCCCTGTGTGGGGACAGCACGGTCATGAGTGTTAGCACCACCCAGACAAAAACAG GCCCTGGTGAAGTGTTGGATCTCCGATTTAGACAGAAGGACTCGATAGCCCTGTGGAGCGGCAGGtctggggtgggcgtggccttcttGTACCGCCTCTCTGAGAGGGGCGGCCCGAGCGTCCGGAAGGGGAGGCTGGCAGGCCCCCCCCTGCCTCTGCCGGGCCTGAGGCCTGGCTCCCCGTATGACCTGGAGGTGGTGCCAGAGTGCGAGGGTGGCGAGCGTGGAGCTCCAGCTGTGCTCTACTTCATCCCAGAGGAAGTCCCTGGCAGTGCCCCCAACGATGCCCCTGGAGACATCCTGCTACCCAGGGTTGTTGACTCTGCAGACCAAACAACAGATCGCctcg GACTGCAGGTTCATCTCCCCAGCCATGAAATGTTCCTTGTTGTGCCATGGACAATGCCGCTATCGCTGGAGGATCCGAGGGCAGAAGCTCGAGTCCTGCTGGAGGGCATTATTAAAAGCAAG CTGCAGAACTTACTGAGTAAGTTCTGGCCAAAAGCGGAGGTGCAGCTGATCTCGTTTGAAGACAgcgagaggaaaacaaaaaccaagatCACTTTTGAAAGCTTTGATGTTTCCAGCCAGGATGGGGTAGTGATCCTCCGCcctgaggagcagctgcagcataTTATCTCTctcggccacgcccacatcACCGTCACAGACGACAGCATCTACTGGGACG ACGCAGATGAGTGCGACTCCCCCGCCCtgaacaagtgcagctccaactcCGTCTGCATCAACACCCTGGACTCATTCACCTGCGTGTGTGAGCCGGGGTACTACAGCCTGAGCCCCATCCTCAGCCCTGCCTGCCACG AGAAGGGGATGTTCACGCTATGCCTGAAGGACCATGTATCTGGGGGCATCTCCAAGCCTTTCCTCATCCACTACTTTGGCGGGAATGTGACTGTTGTCCTCAATGATGGTCGCTGCTCCATCAACGAGACGGACAAGTTTTATTATTACAGGATAACTGGCGCCCCCTCCCAGTGTGGAGGCCAAACGCTC ATTAACAGGACGCATGTGGAGTTGAGGAACGCGCTGACTGTGACGCTCAGCAGCGGGAGATCCATCACACGGAGGGACCTGAAGGTGCTGTGGACCTGTGCCTACCCGCTGCTCCAGACCAGCACAGCCCGCATGAAGCCTGGTCTGGACTG ggttacctctcaCAGTGTGGTGCAGGTGAATTCGTCCCGCCTCCTGGAGATCAGCATGGCCTTGTACAGTGACTCATCTTACGCATACAACTACACTGGCCCTGTGGAGCTCCCTTCTGCAGAGCTGCTGTACATCCAGGTGACCCTGCACTGTGAAGACAGCCTGGCCTACAACATGAGCCTACAGCTGGAGTCCTGCTGGGCCACACAGACCGCAGACCCACAAGAGGAGAAGGCGGCTTTTTTCCTGAAGGGGGG CTGCCCAAACGACAGAACCTTCCGCTGGTACCTCCAGAGCAGTTCCCCTCAAAGGAAGAGGTTCTCCATTCAGATGTTCACCATGTCTGACCACTCCCACATCTACCTTCACTGCCTGAGCAGAATATGCAGCCAAGATGAGAACTGCACAACG AACTGCTCTCCCAGGCAAAACCAGAATGTGAGAAGAGATCTACCGGACAAACTCACAGCTGTTCTTTCAGCAGGACCCATCTCTGCAGCAAAGAGGAAACTGACAAACT GGCCTGGAGCCCAGATCATGCTATCAGTGGTCGGAGGATTGATTGGCCTCTTTTTTCTAACAGCACTGGGTGTGCGTGCAGCACACGCTATAACACAGCACAACCCCAGACATCAATAA